The following are from one region of the Silene latifolia isolate original U9 population chromosome 9, ASM4854445v1, whole genome shotgun sequence genome:
- the LOC141599380 gene encoding V-type proton ATPase 16 kDa proteolipid subunit has protein sequence MSSVFNGDETAPFFGFLGAAAALIFSCMGAAYGTAKSGVGVASMGVMRPELVMKSIVPVVMAGVLGIYGLIIAVIISTGINPKAKSYYLFDGYAHLSSGIACGLSGLAAGMAIGVVGDAGVRANAQQPKLFVGMILILIFAEALALYGLIVGIILSSRAGQSRAD, from the exons ATGTCTTCTGTATTCAATGGTGATGAAACGGCGCCGTTTTTCGGCTTCCTTGGAGCTGCTGCCGCTCTTATTTTCTCCT GTATGGGAGCAGCATATGGAACAGCAAAAAGTGGTGTAGGAGTTGCATCAATGGGAGTAATGAGACCAGAATTGGTTATGAAATCAATTGTTCCAGTTGTTATGGCTGGAGTTTTGGGTATTTATGGTCTTAttattgctgtcattatttctaCTGGAATTAATCCAAAGGCTAAGTCTTATTATCTCTTTGACGGATATGCTCATCTTTCATCTGGTATTGCTTGTGGTCTTTCTGGTTTGGCTGCTGGTATGGCTATTGGTGTTGTTGGTGATGCTGGTGTCag AGCCAACGCACAACAACCAAAGCTTTTCGTCGGGATGATTCTTATCCTCATTTTTGCTGAAGCTCTTGCTCTCTACGGTCTCATTGTCGGCATCATCTTGTCCTCTCGGGCTGGCCAGTCAAGAGCCGATTAA
- the LOC141599381 gene encoding polyprenal reductase 2-like, producing the protein MITMELEIVGLLRVAWLAGILPILMACLPFYPLNYLHNTLLVFAGRGKIIQSSSPLTKLTVPQRFFSHFYVLAVVWTSLLLLTTWVYAHKLGSLVSDSKSHPGVASYLIGGSHISSLEKTLSPSPEHSYRVWKSVLLLLLMEIQVLWRLYESLYVFNYRSTARMHIMGYLTGLFFYTAAPLSLCCNSVPEIFTFVVNLLSEFIVKGKNQMPPVDFQWLEYLRPLLRLGWCQLVGVVIFFWGWFHQRRCHVILGNLREQKGNADDYKIPLGDWFEFVSSAHYLAEMVIYGGLLVASGGLDVTVWLLFGFVVTNLAFAAAETQRWYHRKFDNYPSNRYAIIPCIY; encoded by the exons ATGATAACAATGGAGTTAGAGATAGTGGGTTTACTAAGAGTAGCATGGTTAGCTGGAATTTTGCCAATTTTAATGGCTTGTTTACCATTTTACCCTCTTAATTATCTCCATAATACACTTCTTGTTTTTGCTGGCCGTGGCAAGATCATTCAATCTTCTTCTCCTTTAACT AAGCTCACTGTTCCTCAGAGATTTTTCTCTCATTTTTATGTGTTGGCTGTGGTGTGGACATCATTATTGCTTCTCACAACTTGGGTATATGCCCATAAGCTGGGGTCTTTGGTTTCCGATTCGAAATCTCATCCGGGTGTTGCAAGCTACTTGATTGGAGGTTCACATATTTCCTCCCTCGAAAAAACACTTTCACCTTCACCAGAGCACAGCTACAGGGTTTGGAAATCAGTGCTGCTTCTTTTATTAATGGAAATTCAAGTATTGTGGCGCTTGTATGAGTCTCTCTATGTGTTTAACTATAGGAGTACAGCTCGAATGCATATCATGGGTTATTTAACGGGCCTCTT CTTTTATACAGCGGCACCTTTGTCCCTTTGCTGCAACTCTGTGCCCGAGATATTTACATTTGTTGTGAATCTACTTTCTGAGTTCATTGTGAAAGGAAAGAACCAGATGCCTCCTGTTGACTTTCAATGGCTAGAGTATCTTAGGCCGCTTTTAAGGCTTGGCTGGTGCCAATTGGTTGGAGTAGTCATTTTCTTCTGGGGTTGGTTTCATCAGCGCCGTTGTCATGTAATTCTG GGAAATCTTCGGGAACAAAAGGGAAATGCTGATGATTACAAAATTCCTCTTGGTGACTGGTTCGAATTTGTCTCTTCGGCACATTATTTGGCTGAAATG GTTATATATGGTGGTCTTCTTGTTGCTAGCGGAGGTCTGGATGTGACTGTATGGTTACTCTTTGGATTTGTG GTTACTAATCTCGCGTTTGCAGCAGCAGAAACACAGAGATGGTATCATCGGAAGTTCGACAATTATCCCTCCAACCGATATGCTATCATTCCATGTATATACTGA
- the LOC141602512 gene encoding ATP-dependent DNA helicase PIF1-like → MDIENSLQLNGSSLTRFQGMPLPDSSTTSHHRNTLVMDALSYDKQSLSEENERQLSSMTDEQRSVYNEIMDAVLKNRGGVFFVYGYGGTGKTFIWRSLCSGIRSKGEIVVAVASSGIAATLIPGGVTAHSRLSIPLNVNEDSTCSRIKPGSDLTELLIRAKLIIWDEAPMTHKHSFDAVDKSLKDVMRVVNARNAELPFGGKVVVFGGDFRQTLPVVSKGSRADVVRASLCSSYLWRSCKVLRLTKNMRLQGGRTSDNVDDIRKFSEWLLEIGDGLAGGENDGEVDLQFPDDLRIQHVADPIASIVNVTYPDLQNQLWNPDYLQERAILAPTHEIVEAVNDYVLSKIDEEEVIYLSSMKFLTMIEA, encoded by the exons ATGGATATTGAAAATTCTCTTCAATTAAATGGGAGTAGCCTGACTAGATTTCAAGGAATGCCTCTTCCAGATTCTTCAACAACGTCACACCATCGAAACACCTTAGTAATGGATGCGTTGTCGTACGACAAACAGTCACTGAGCGAAGAAAATGAGCGTCAGCTTTCTTCAATGACTGATGAACAAAGGTCGGTGTACAATGAAATAATGGATGCTGTTTTAAAAAATAGAGGAGGAGTGTTCTTTGTTTATGGATATGGCGGTACTGGAAAGACATTCATTTGGCGTTCTTTGTGTTCTGGAATAAGAAGTAAAGGAGAAATTGTTGTAGCAGTTGCATCAAGCGGAATTGCAGCAACCTTGATACCTGGTGGTGTAACAGCTCATTCAAGATTAAGCATTCCCCTCAATGTGAATGAAGACTCTACTTGCTCTCGAATTAAGCCTGGTAGTGATTTAACGGAACTTTTGATAAGGGCCAAACTCATAATATGGGATGAAGCACCTATGACTCACAAACATAGCTTTGATGCTGTTGACAAAAGTTTGAAAGATGTAATGCGCGTTGTCAACGCGAGAAATGCTGAATTACCGTTTGGTGGTAAGGTGGTAGTATTTGGGGGAGATTTTCGCCAAACTCTACCGGTTGTCTCCAAAGGAAGTAGAGCAGACGTTGTGCGTGCATCTCTTTGTTCATCATATCTGTGGCGTTCTTGCAAG GTGCTTAGACTGACAAAGAACATGCGTTTGCAAGGTGGAAGGACAAGTGACAATGTGGACGATATAAGGAAATTCTCGGAGTGGCTCTTGGAAATCGGAGATGGTTTAGCGGGCGGTGAAAATGACGGGGAAGTCGATCTTCAATTCCCAGACGACTTACGCATTCAACATGTGGCAGATCCGATTGCATCAATAGTAAATGTCACATATCCAGATCTACAAAACCAGTTGTGGAACCCGGATTACCTCCAAGAAAGGGCAATTCTCGCCCCTACTCACGAGATAGTTGAAGCGGTAAAT
- the LOC141602513 gene encoding uncharacterized protein LOC141602513: MKGGDKDAEVEPTHYGGSQSFHDRVVLDTKKNKGKVPTIVDLFVDTHAKKTSKGKLIFAKEKDQQLYEQFLVRRKNNPEIDDNELWFDLVEGFQRGDVYGAGSAKEIFYPPARRRGSISSQQQPYTPSVVSVLQAQLAARERQDAERERRDAERDDEIRRMKEEMERMNSFFANCNTGWRPQPKDPRDPNYGGGSGAGASFPVM, translated from the exons ATGAAAGGAGGAGATAAGGACGCGGAAGTTGAGCCTACTCATTATGGAGGGTCTCAATCTTTTCATGATCGTGTGGTGTTAGAT accaagaagaataagggcaaggtacccacgattgttgatctctttgttgacactcacgcaaagaagacaagcaagggcaagttgatcttcgcgaaggaaaaagatcaacagttatat gaacaattccttgtccgtaggaagaacaacccggaaattgatgacaatgagctatggtttgatcttgttgaggggttccaaagaggagatgtgtatggagccgggtcggcaaaggagattttctaccctcctgcaagaagaagagggtcaatttcctcccaacaacaaccttataccccaagtgtcgtaagtgtgctccaagctcaattagccgccagggagaggcaggatgccgagagggagaggcgggatgccgagagagatgatgaaattcggaggatgaaggaggaaatggaacggatgaactccttcttcgccaattgcaacactgggtggcgcccgcaaccaaaggatcctagagatcctaattatggaggtggtagtggagcgggagcaagtttccctgttatgtag
- the LOC141600710 gene encoding uncharacterized protein LOC141600710, with protein sequence MSNTRTPLSDITNVSRTASQNTRRHVREQNSITLRSSNVIFSPISSPPDAPIVTPAQLRAKTARDKRKTFSTKKRTGNVSHVFSQFNPPTRPLSSTATGEICSPTDVVERLVRDLCAEYGESLNEVLPSITPNEETSYWEGYWDIGDPDYECEKCRAQMWFEERKQKSRGTRRPKFSLCCSDGKVVLPYLHEPPEILKSLLNGHHRLSKHFRENIRGYNSMFSFTSMGGKIDHSINQGRGPYTFRMGGQNVHRIGTLVPPAESSPKFCQLYIYDTEEEVYNRKTAISPNDPSRFNDGLIRLLKNMIDQYNPLAKLFRMVRDKLSLDKDSEVSIRLISRREKDGRTYNRPTVSEIAALIEGDIGPNMEKRDIIVKKSCGGLQRISELHPLYTPLQYPLLFPSGDDGYRLGIQHGEASIGVSTSEQPCEETTCREWFAYRLQDRSPDIEFPTLLLSGKAFHQFLVDGYMMVESHRLNYIRFNQERLRVDNYKNLSNAVGRGDIEPSSAGARYIIPSSFPGGDKWKKVNYLDTMTICKWFGYPDLFITFTCNPKWPEIVRFVTKRGLRSEDRPDILCRVFKIKLDELIRDLKDRHIFGKVRAVVYTIEFQKRGLPHAHILLFLHREYKFPEAADVDKIISAEIPDPIKEPILHAAVCEYMLHGPCGKEKLSSPCMVGENCSKHYPKPCTERTTVDGEGYPIYKRSKKGVTVKKDDVPIGNEFVIPYNAQLLLKYRAHINVEWCNQSRSIKYLFKYINKGSDRVTMQSSYMRRNEDDPGRFDEIKRYYDCRYLSACEAAWRLFGFEIHYRTPAVERLQYHLPDEQPVIFDDDDFIDDVVDKSSMGVSQFLNWMACNNSEQPDMQISKEFLYSQFPTKFVWKKKERHWSLRKKGFTIGRLVHVPPNCGELYFMRIMLNHVKGPKCFEDIRTVDEYVCPTFREACYKLGLIGDDREYIDAIKQAADWGSGFYLLNLFSTLLRSHCLCRPQFGKKPDSFYPTIYFIGNANFLKIQPYN encoded by the exons ATGTCAAATACCCGTACGCCGCTCTCTGACATTACAAATG TTTCCCGAACCGCAAGTCAAAATACGAGAAGACATGTACGTGAACAAAACTCAATCACATTACGATCAAGTAATGTAATTTTTAGCCCTATCTCATCACCTCCCGATGCTCCCATTGTAACGCCTGCTCAGTTACGGGCGAAGACGGCGAGAGATAAAAGGAAAACGTTTTCAACTAAAAAACGTACTGGTAATGTTAGTCATGTCTTTTCTCAATTCAATCCCCCAACTAGACCGCTTAGCTCCACCGCTACAG GAGAAATTTGTAGTCCAACAGACGTGGTTGAGCGATTAGTAAGAGATCTATGTGCTGAGTATGGTGAATCTTTAAATGAAGTTCTTCCTTCTATAACTCCAAATGAAGAAACCTCAT ATTGGGAAGGATATTGGGACATTGGAGATCCAGATTATGAATGTGAAAAATGTAGGGCGCAAATGTGGTTTGAGGAGAGAAAACAAAAAAGTCGTGGTACAAGACGTCCAAAATTTTCACTATGTTGTTCGGACGGCAAAGTTGTTCTCCCATACTTACATGAGCCACCTGAAATCCTTAAGTCTCTTTTGAATGGACATCATCGGTTAAGCAAGCATTTTAGAGAAAACATCAGAGGTTATAATTCCATGTTTTCCTTTACTTCCATGGGTGGTAAAATTGATCATTCCATCAATCAAGGTAGAGGTCCTTACACTTTTCGGATGGGAGGTCAAAACGTTCATCGAATAGGTACTTTAGTCCCGCCTGCAGAGTCAAGTCctaagttttgtcaattgtataTATATGACACCGAAGAAGAAGTTTATAATCGTAAAACCGCCATCAG TCCCAACGATCCCTCTAGGTTTAACGATGGTCTTATTCGGTTGTTAAAAAATATGATTGACCAATACAATCCTCTTGCTAAGCTGTTTAGGATGGTTAGGGATAAATTGTCTCTAGATAAAGACAGTGAAGTGAGCATCAGACTTATTTCCAGAAGAGAAAAAGATGGAAGAACATATAATCGTCCAACGGTTTCGGAGATTGCGGCTTTGATTGAAGGGGATATCGGTCCAAATATGGAGAAAAGGGATATTATTGTTAAGAAGTCATGTGGTGGTTTGCAACGGATATCTGAGTTACACCCTCTATACACTCCACTCCAATATCCTTTGTTATTCCCATCCGGGGATGATGGATATCGGTTGGGTATCCAACATGGTGAAGCTTCTATTGGGGTCAGCACAAGCGAGCAACCGTGTGAAGAAACAACGTGTCGGGAGTGGTTTGCCTATCGTCTACAAGACAGATCACCTGATATTGAATTTCCAACGTTGTTACTATCTGGAAAGGCATTTCACCAGTTTTTAGTTGATGGTTATATGATGGTTGAATCGCATAGGCTCAATTACATTCGTTTTAACCAAGAACGCCTTCGGGTAGATAATTACAAGAACCTTTCAAATGCTGTTGGGAGAGGAGACATCGAGCCATCTTCTGCCGGTGCTCGGTATATTATCCCTTCGAGTTTCCCAGGTGGTGACAAGTGGAAGAAAGTGAATTATCTCGATACCATGACTATCTGCAAGTGGTTCGGTTACCCCGATTTATTCATTACATTCACGTGTAATCCCAAGTGGCCGGAAATAGTTCGATTCGTTACTAAAAGAGGCTTGAGATCGGAGGATCGTCCAGATATTTTATGTCGCGTCTTCAAAATTAAGCTCGATGAGTTGATAAGAGATTTAAAAGATCGACACATTTTTGGAAAAGTTAGAGCAG TGGTATATACTATTGAATTTCAAAAACGTGGCCTGCCCCATGCGCATATACTATTGTTCCTACATCGAGAGTACAAGTTCCCTGAAGCTGCAGATGTCGACAAAATAATTTCTGCCGAGATTCCTGATCCGATTAAGGAGCCTATCTTACATGCTGCTGTTTGTGAGTACATGCTCCATGGCCCGTGTGGTAAAGAAAAGTTATCATCACCGTGTATGGTCGGGGAAAACTGCTCAAAACATTACCCAAAGCCGTGTACTGAAAGAACAACGGTTGACGGTGAGGGTTATCCTATATACAAGAGAAGCAAGAAAGGAGTTACGGTGAAAAAGGACGATGTACCTATTGGCAACGAATTTGTCATTCCATATAACGCTCAGTTGTTATTGAAATATCGGGCTCATATCAACGTCGAATGGTGTAATCAATCTCGATCGATTAAGTATCTCTTCAAGTATATTAACAAGGGCTCTGATCGAGTTACGATGCAGTCCTCTTATATGCGTCGCAATGAGGACGATCCTGGTCGATTTGATGAGATAAAGAGGTATTACGACTGTCGCTATTTATCCGCGTGTGAAGCTGCATGGAGGTTATTTGGTTTTGAAATTCATTATAGGACTCCTGCTGTTGAAAGGTTGCAGTACCACCTTCCGGATGAGCAGCctgttatttttgatgatgatgatttcATTGACGACGTTGTAGATAAATCATCGATGGGAGTATCGCAGTTCTTGAATTGGATGGCCTGCAATAATTCTGAACAACCGGATATGCAGATTTCAAAAGAATTTTTATATTCTCAATTCCCAACTAAATTTGTTTGGAAGAAGAAGGAGCGGCATTGGAGCCTTAGAAAAAAAGGGTTTACGATTGGTAGGTTGGTTCATGTCCCACCGAACTGCGGAGAGCTGTATTTTATGAGAATCATGTTGAATCATGTTAAAGGCCCCAAGTGTTTTGAGGACATTAGGACTGTAGACGAATATGTCTGTCCGACATTTAGAGAAGCGTGTTACAAATTGGGCTTAATTGGTGATGACAGAGAGTATATTGATGCGATAAAACAAGCTGCAGATTGGGGGTCTGGATTCTACCTTCTGAACCTTTTTTCAACTTTATTACGATCACATTGTCTATGCCGACCACAGTTTGGGAAGAAACCTGACAGCTTCTATCCGACGATATACTTTATAGGCAACGCAAACTTCTTAAAAATCCAG CCTTACAACTGA